In Physeter macrocephalus isolate SW-GA chromosome 2, ASM283717v5, whole genome shotgun sequence, a single window of DNA contains:
- the ZNRF4 gene encoding LOW QUALITY PROTEIN: E3 ubiquitin-protein ligase ZNRF4 (The sequence of the model RefSeq protein was modified relative to this genomic sequence to represent the inferred CDS: deleted 1 base in 1 codon), with product MLAECECEGWIQATGWWWGSHQPTLWHLRALRGPGAGDALSLPEVFAKVAQPPSHPFRPHSHPGHGPPGRSWRCLEASCPWCPGGPSSTPRPEKEGPAMGQPWPVLALGAVRVSLMLLGLPAPTQEVVRAVLDGNSSTVDFADLPALFGVPLAPEGVRGYLMEARPANACRPIEGPRPGNGSLGAIVLIRRYDCTFDLKVLHAQRAGFQAAIVYNVRSDGLVLMAHVYEDLRRQITIPSVFVGEATSQDLRVIVRCDKMAHALLLPNHPPCPDLDCHPMLAISWVLGCTLALITTAFFVLRYLWKRLWAWWARGPVVKARASQRAQVSTFTRLNDLCAICLDEYEEGDRLKILPCSHTYHCKCIDPWFSQAAQHSCPVCKQSVASTEDGFDSTVGSYRNEEDPLPPGHHPPIWAIQTRLRSRRLELLTRDIAPRCWSATSVGAAEANASLEGPQEPL from the exons ATGTTGGCAGAATGTGAGTGTGAGGGCTGGATCCAAGCCAcggggtggtggtggggcagCCACCAGCCCACTCTGTGGCACCTCCGGGCCTTACGAGGTCCAGGAGCTGGGGATGCTCTGAGCCTTCCAGAGGTTTTTGCGAAGGTTGCCCAGCCCCCCAG CCACCCGTTCAGGCCCCATTCACACCCCGGCCACGGGCCCCCTGGGAGGTCCTGGAGATGCCTGGAGGCCTCCTGTCCGTGGTGCCCAGGGGGTCCTAGCTCCACACCGCGG CCAGAGAAGGAGGGGCCGGCCATGGGGCAGCCGTGGCCAGTCCTGGCCCTGGGGGCAGTCAGGGTCTCACTGATGCTTCTGGGGCTGCCGGCGCCTACACAGGAGGTGGTGCGGGCCGTGCTGGACGGTAACTCGAGCACCGTGGATTTTGCGGACCTGCCGGCCCTGTTCGGGGTGCCCCTAGCCCCCGAAGGCGTGCGGGGCTACCTGATGGAGGCCAGACCGGCCAACGCGTGCCGTCCCATCGAGGGCCCGCGGCCGGGCAACGGCTCCCTGGGTGCCATCGTGCTGATCCGCCGCTACGATTGCACGTTTGACCTCAAGGTGCTGCACGCCCAGCGGGCCGGCTTCCAGGCGGCCATTGTGTACAACGTGCGCTCTGACGGCCTGGTGCTCATGGCCCATGTCTACGAGGACCTGCGGCGCCAGATCACCATCCCCTCGGTGTTCGTGGGCGAGGCCACCTCCCAGGACCTGCGGGTCATCGTGCGCTGCGACAAAATGGCCCACGCCCTCCTGCTGCCCAACCACCCTCCCTGCCCGGACCTGGACTGCCACCCCATGCTGGCCATCTCCTGGGTGCTGGGCTGCACCCTGGCCCTGATCACGACTGCCTTCTTCGTCCTGCGGTATCTATGGAAGCGGCTGTGGGCCTGGTGGGCCCGCGGGCCGGTGGTCAAGGCGCGGGCCAGCCAGAGGGCCCAGGTGAGCACTTTCACGAGGCTTAACGACCTGTGTGCCATCTGCCTGGATGAATACGAGGAAGGTGACCGGCTCAAGATCCTGCCCTGCTCCCATACCTACCACTGCAAGTGCATCGACCCCTGGTTCTCCCAGGCCGCCCAGCACTCCTGCCCTGTATGCAAGCAGTCGGTGGCCAGCACGGAGGATGGCTTTGACTCCACCGTCGGCAGCTACAGAAACGAGGAGGACCCCTTGCCGCCCGGTCACCACCCCCCGATCTGGGCCATCCAGACCCGGCTGCGCTCCCGGAGGCTGGAGCTACTGACCCGAGACATTGCCCCCCGTTGCTGGAGTGCCACCTCCGTGGGGGCAGCTGAGGCCAACGCATCCTTGGAGGGACCCCAAGAACCCCTCTGA